Within Aricia agestis chromosome Z, ilAriAges1.1, whole genome shotgun sequence, the genomic segment ACCGACCTGCTGCGCGCCGCTTtgccgccccccgcgccgccgcccgccgccctcGACCCGACGCTGGCGCTGCACCACCACCATCACCGCATGTGACCGTCCACTGACTGACTAGCTATTATTTACTTacgagtaaataaataaaattagttgCTGTTTCTTATCCGCGAGTTGCAAAACCATTTTGAGTTTAACTCTCAGAAGTTTGCCTTTGTGTTATTTATGAAAATGAGAAAAACCGGcgaagtgcgagttggactcgcccatgaagggttccgcagcagcaatagggattatttttatgaaattaaattgaatacggtataaattaaatttagaaaaataaagaaatgaaatcTGTCGTATCGAAAGCTCTGTACAatgaaaaaaccggccaagtgcgagttggactcgcccatgaagggttccgcagcagcaataaggtttatttttatgaaattaaaagggttttgatttatttttatgtttaagttgatttaatgaaagtttcaTTTATGACGTATGAATGAACccgaatttaaaattttcatattttgtgtaattgAAGGTAgcgaaataaaaaatccttGTTCTCGAATCACGCGTCGAGAACGTTACATATTCCCATCCATTCCTACTATATAAAGAGCAGTTCTGCCTTCGCGAGCCAGTGTGTAAAACGAGCTTCTTTTACAACGAACCTCTGCCCGCCGCGCCTCGATGACGCGAGTGATCATCAGTTTCGGGTTTTTTACTGGGGATACCGAGTTTGccataaaaaacattaaaacttatcctaagatttttttctattgccCCCTTCAATTCTATTCACCCCGGTTTACCGGTATCTttatgacttctacaccatttcacagggcatttaggcattttaacaacaaaaatattgtaaaaagctacgtaaaaagtaagtaaacaaacctatgtaaacaaattgtaaaatgagtttgacaaaattgtcatgtcaacctggttgaatgttactcgagtatatatacacgaaaaatgtgtaccgaacacatgcataaatatgcatgtattcgggtcacattttgtagccttttggtgcactttttatgacggagttactcttccttagtttttattattcgtaggtcgtTGCAAATATTCTGTTTCGTGGTATAGCTGATGTTCTGCTAGTTTTTGGAGATAAAGAGTGTGCAAGTGTCTGACCTATTGAAGAAAAGTAAGCGTTGCATTCATTTAGGGATTCTGCtacagaatttttaatttttgttaactCAGATTGAGTCCGGGAAAAGTCAATGAGCAGCGGTGAGAAATTTTCTTGATGGAATTCCAAAGTTTTCTAGGGCAATCCTTATTTTTATAAAGCTCTGTTTTTCATAATCGGTTTTAAGCTTTCGGATCAATGAGTTGTAAAAATTACGGTACCGTACCGAGTAAAGATAAGTCTTTTTATATCGTCCTCGGGAAATTTTTTTTGAGTAGTCGACGTGAAGTTTATCTTTATGTTTGGTGCATCGAATCAATCCAGGTGTCATCCAGGGCtgaattacaaaatttttgtgACTAAGCGTAATCTTACGtgaattttttgaatatttactgtctttaagttcaaataactcctaacttgtgtaaactaatattttagtccataataattgttgtcacggtgtgtcgggggaccgccaagtaaactacaaactaaaaccgccaagtcgctgattatctcgattcggttcgctgtgaaccttaaaccataatatattgttatgtgaaatcaaacatctacattagcggtcccccgagggctccgacacaccttgacaacaataagtaattattatggactaaaatattactttacacaagttaggaattatttgaatttaaaagcagtacttaaatattatttcattaggtactttttaaagtggtttggcggggttttttttttaatttcttaattttattatatttcatattatattacagtaTTTCATACAGAAGAGTAGTTTACCTATACGAAATACATAATAAGGAGCCAATTATAAgttttcacttataataataatagtttacaaaatattgacttaataTGTTATGGATAATAATACCTAGTACTACTGCAACACAATTTACGTTTTAGACAAGAATAtcagttattttttttagtgttaTCTTATTTCTTATATTACGGTATTTCATACAGAAGAGATAAACATCAACAATCAATTATTTTTGATCGACAAAGTGCTTGCATAATGATCTTTTTAGAGATGAAACCATACAATTGAAAATATCAAGATCCATATTGGAACAAACCGAGTTAAGTAGCTTGCTTGCACGATACATGAAGGAGTTCTGTCTGTAGTAGGTGTGGGTATAAGTGACTAGTGGGTAGGAAGATAGGGACATGACGACGGTAGGACTTAGTAGGAATTTTAAAAGACAACTTAGATAATAGGTTGGGGCAGTCAAGATTATTCGAAGGGATTTTTACAAGAAAAGACACATCAGCAATAACACGACGGTCCTCTAGGGTAAGTAGGTGGTGTTTAGTACAGACCGACTTATAattaaaactactaaaccgtTGATTAGTCTTAAAACACAGGTAACGTATAAATTTTCTTTGGATGTTCTCAATTCtaataatgtaaattttatGCCTAGGGTTCCAAAGGAAGGCATACTCGAGGTGACTTCTAACTAGAGAGCAATAAAGAGCCTTGATGATTTTTGCGCGAACAAATTCTTTAGAGTTTCGCTTTAAGAAGCCAAGAGCTGTAGATGCCTTTGATAATATGACATGATCAATATGAGAGCTAAACGATAGTTTCGAGTCATGGACAACTCCAAGGTCTCTAGTAGTGGTAGTTCTGGGCAACTGATAAATACGGATGATATTTAATAGGGCGAAGCTAGCTATAGAAGTTTATTGAAACATTACGTTTAAAGCGGGTGTACAACAAATACATAGTTTCGAATGATCACTAGAGTCTAATATCATAGCCAAACTAACCCGTGCTACTCGGTCTACTACCACTAGGGCGGTGCTAGGCGGGGGCCACGTCAACGACGATCTTGCCGCGCGCGTGGCCCCGCGCCGCCTGCGCCAGCGCCTCCGCCGCCTCTTCCCAGGGGAAGGCGCGCTCCACGTGCACCGCCAGCTCACCGCCGTCTGCCAGGCGCCGCAGCCGCTCGACGTCCTCCGCGCGCGGGCCGAAGAACGCCCAACGCACGCGCGGCGGGCAAGCCGAGgaggcggcgggcgcggcggccAGCTCGTGCCGCAGCagtgcggcggcggcggccaGCGCCCCTCCCGCCAGTCCGTGCTCGTCCGTGTCGCGCAGCAGCGGCGACGTGAGCGTCACGTAGCGCGCGAACCGCCAGCGCCGCGCCCCCGCCTCCGCGCCGCCGCGTCCCGCCGCGTCCAGGACCGCGGCGTACGGCCCGCTCTCTTCCAGCCGCCGCTCGTAGTCCGGTGCGCGCCGGTCGAGCGCCAGCGCCGCGCCCAGCGCCAGCGCTCGCTCGGTCTGGTCCGGCGCGCAGCCCACCACCACCTCGGCGCCGACGTGTCGCAGCAGCTGGAGCGCCGCCTGCCCGACGCCGCCGAGCCCCAGCAGCAGCACGCGCGCGCCTCCCGCGCcctccgcgccgcccgccgccgccggccACAAGCCCGCCGCTCGGAGCGCCGCGCACGCCGACAACGCCGCGTACAGCGTGCCGCCCGCGCGCCGCACGTCGAGGCTCCGCGGCGCGGGCCCCGCCTGAAAGAGCCGAAACGCGTCATGTCGGGCTGCGGCACCACGCCACAAAAACAttccaaattaataataaaagttaaaagcaGAGCGACAAAGGCAAAACTTACCCAACGGTCGCTGACGAGCACGAACTGCGCGAGCGCGCCGGGGCGGTGCGGCGGCAGCACGCCCCAGGCACGGTCACCGGGGCGCAGACGCGCGGCGGGCCCGGCGCGGACCACCTCGCCGGCGAAGTCGCGGCCCGGCACCAGCGGGAACTCCACGCCGCCGCCCTCGAGCGCACGCAGCGTGTTGAGCACGCGCCGCCCGTACCCGCCCACCATGCCCACGTCGAGCGGGTTGAGGGCGGCGGCGCGCACCGCCACCAGCACGTCGTCGGGCGCGCGCAGGGCCGGCACGCGAGCGCTCTCCAGCCGCAGCTCGCCGCCGTACGCGTGCACTCGCCACGCCTGCATGCGCGCCGCCACGCGCCCGCCGGACATTCTCACCCCTGCCGATCACATGTTTGTTGAGCCCGCTCGCGGTGTACCCATCGGGCCGACGCGATGCATTGGGCCCGCGCGTTGCGTGCTGGGCTGCTGGCTCGATACGTCTGCCCAATGTGTACAGCTGACTTTATATATGGAGATTTTAATGCTATTTATACGTGAGTATTGTGGAGACGTTACTTTAGTGAGTTtggtaatattatatagaagtcagtttacattttatattataggacgtttttattttatcgtgaTTGGTGATAGATTCTTccaatactttttttataaattgtatagaaaatatatcaaaaatgtTGGACAAGGTGCACCGTGCACTGCGTGGCcgccgtgcacagcgtgcgccgcggtgaaATTGCGCCTTTATTTGTAAGTGATGCAGTTGCAGTCCCAGACCCGCGCGGAGAAGCGGTGTCTATAATGGAGCTTATAAAACCGTATAGATCAATAGAGAACCAAAAATTAAGCATAATATCCTTTTCCCTTGGCCTTACTTAACCGACGCACCCAGCGCGTCATTTAAAAAGATTTAGTGAGGCCGATGACGCGCCAGTCGCGGCATATAAGGATTGTTAAAAAACAcgtttaaactaatttattatactgtttatagcgcgcgatgtcaacaaaattggtgtcaaaagcttttataaaaaaaccctggtaccccaaATCAAAACAGCAGActgctgtgcagtgtgcacataatattatttcttttttttttaattatactttatatttaatgccaaattttaaagcttaaaaggcccattcactgcaggactgccgtgcagtcctgccgtgaatgggccctttaattTAGCTCCCaattaccataaagttaatgtacctagcggaatagagaaacaaaggcctgtgcaagagagatgtcactatcagtaacactgcgtggtaagtagagacgtgtgatacatcatgacagcagcactctttttttgacgtccagtcggcacgtgccgcacgttgacagtttaatctcatagaaatcacgttcaatcatacttgtgttagtgtatatgtcgcagccgactggtttaaatagccgttcaatcaaacggctagccctttgactgaacaacgccattcaatcacacgtctagcttttatactgaatattttagtcgctcaaaacgttcaaaactacagctgattcaaaagccgccgtgtaattgaagtagttcagcgcgcaccgctgcggcgctaggtgcattttatttacaatatggcgtcaactagcaggtttttgttggtgtttgtggttgtttttcggaaagtaagtagttaataaaagttacaagtgttattaaagagaaaatacgggattatgaaatggatggacgcagccctcccgaaaggggggttcagGGGGTACACCCCCCGGCCAAaagtaaaacaaacacaatccagaaaatccaaaagtaggttaggttagaactgtgactgtgctgcggcagcagccagcGACcatcacaaaacacgcctcggaattttttatttttacttaggtattgcattaaacttttggtcaccccttaaactccGAACCACCCCTTAAACACCCCTTAAACCTCCTTAAAATCCGAGAAttatctttcaataaaatacaaaaagttttcctattctcccaaattacatattaagctaatggtcgccctagttaatttgccattaaaccagttggctaagcatcgtctagctgtagtgttgaatgtTGTAGTCAATAAGTCGgataaacgacgtatagccgtgtgattgaatggcgttgttcagtcaaagggctagctgtttgattgacaggctatttaaaccagtcggctgtgACATATACGtacttacacatatttttacacacagatgaaaccaatttcggtttcgtttgacagctcgagattgttgctctattccgctaggtatattaactttatgccaattacacaactttgcccataaactatttatcattgataggtttaaggttacgtcactgaatagataaagtactgagttatttaataacgtaaaaaagaaataatcgaaaaaatcgaaacttaaatgtaagatgatatcACCTCTTACAAAAAGacgtttgagcaagcgtcagcgcgatgtaggagacgcacggcgctatctattatgaatttttggaagtaacttaatttgaacaaaacgcattttcaccccctggccccttacaaccctttttcccTAAGAAAGTTTTTCGAGtaaaaaagtaccctatgtcctttcttaggctttagactatctgtatacaaaatgtcattacaatcggttcggtacttttggcgtaaaagcgagacagacagacagacagagatactttcgcatttataatattagtatagatatcagATTTGAATTACAACTAACACGAACACTGCACACAAAATTGATCTTTTCTCTCTCTGATTTACGCCTATTAACGATAAAATGTGAATAAAACATAACCAGTGGCCAATGCCGCCCGTGGGCAGTGGGGCGTCAtcgtttatatatatataggtaaaTTGATCAGAATTCAGATAAATAACAGAACATATTTCTACAACACACTGCCACCATGTTTCGCCAAGTACAGtataacaaaactttttttcatTCATCTTTATTCCAAAAATAGATTAACTTACAGTTAAGGCCTAGTCCATCTAAGGTATAGCCCCTCTAAGGTATAGCCCATCAAATGCaaatcaacaataataattatcagcCAACTCAGTATCATTGTAATATGCGCACTTTCATACAGCTTCATACTGATCATTGATCAAGAACCAAACTAAACACAACACAGTCAGCATATATTAGTGCAAATGGTTACACCTTCATGAGCGTAGCGAGGTAAGGCACGGGCAGGGGGGCTGTAGTGGGGGGCGGTCAGTAGTGAAGACAGCGTGGTCCGACAGTACGGAACTGTCTTCGCAATCGGTTTACACGATGGCAGTGGCAGGTCAGCACTGTCTTGCCTGTGCACTAACGTCAGTTACTTACTCCGTATAAAACGGCCAtaatgctcacgagtttcatacctaaatgTTCAATGCCAGTTcgctcgctcatattttgttttaaattttttcctCACCTTCAATACTTTTGTGAGATactcataataaatatattaaaaatcacAAATCGAAGTCTAGGATTTTCTTAATCTGCCCCCTCTCCCCCTATAatatagaatcctggctacgcccatggacCTTACATACCTAATTCTAACTGGTCCCACTTCAGGTTCTAGCTGTAACATATTTAATAAAGTGAGATTTGAGTAAGTTGCTCAAGCCGACAATGGCTGATTATACAAATTATGATGTTTTTTTCATTCTTATCTTGAGAAACTAGACATGTGGGTTGAAATAAAAATGAGCTAGCTACCTTTGAATAATTTATGGTTAGATGTTATAATAGATTTTCTACTGCACCCAGGaaagaaacatattatttattcagcaaaaaatgttttgattataagcaagtgaaaataaattaaaatttcaaaatgaaaACAATAAATTTCAAACATTTAAATCTTTTTGCGTATCTTTCCTATTTCTCCTCAAtaaaaattttctttatatttgtCAACAAAATCAACATTCAAC encodes:
- the LOC121739154 gene encoding reticulon-4-interacting protein 1, mitochondrial-like produces the protein MSGGRVAARMQAWRVHAYGGELRLESARVPALRAPDDVLVAVRAAALNPLDVGMVGGYGRRVLNTLRALEGGGVEFPLVPGRDFAGEVVRAGPAARLRPGDRAWGVLPPHRPGALAQFVLVSDRWAGPAPRSLDVRRAGGTLYAALSACAALRAAGLWPAAAGGAEGAGGARVLLLGLGGVGQAALQLLRHVGAEVVVGCAPDQTERALALGAALALDRRAPDYERRLEESGPYAAVLDAAGRGGAEAGARRWRFARYVTLTSPLLRDTDEHGLAGGALAAAAALLRHELAAAPAASSACPPRVRWAFFGPRAEDVERLRRLADGGELAVHVERAFPWEEAAEALAQAARGHARGKIVVDVAPA